Below is a genomic region from Actinomadura sp. NAK00032.
CGCGGTGACCGGGCGGCCTGTCGGCCCGCACACCTCCACCTCGACCGCCCGCCAGCCGGCCGCCACCGCGGCCGCGACGGTGCCCTCGCCGCCGTCGGCGACGGGCAGCTCCACCAGCGGCACGTCCGGCCGGGCGCGGCGCAGCCCGGCCGCGAGCCGCCGCGCCGCCTGCACCGCGGTCAGCGCTCCCGGGAACCGGTCGGGCGCCAGCAGGACGTGCCCCGGCGGGGACGGACGGGAGGGAGAGTCCGCGGACACCACAGGTACGCCTTTCACGCCGGGGGGTAAGGCCCTACCTTCTGCTTACGCCATGACGGCACTATTTGACACCCGCGAGCGCGCCCGAGAGTCTCAAATGGCCGCAGAGCCGTGTTCTCCCGGAGTTCGGACGGCCGCTACCGCACGTCCAGCCACTGCTCGATCGGGTTGATCGCGAAGAAGATGAGGAACAGCACCACCACGGGCCACAGCCAGACCGACACCTCGCGCAGCTTGCCCCGGGCGAGCTTGATCAGCGCGTAGCTGACCATCCCGCCGCCGATCCCGATGGTGATCGAGAACGTGAACGGCATCAGCACGATGGTGAGGAACGCCGGGATCGTGATCTCCAGGTCGTCCCAGTCCACCTTGGCGACCTGCGTCATCATCAGCGCGCCCACGACGACGAGCGCGGGCGCGGCGGCCTGCGCCGGGACGGTCGCGGCGAGCGGGGTGAGGAACAGCGTCACCGCGAACAGCGCGCCGGTGGCGATGTTGGCGAGGCCGGTCCGGGCGCCCTCGCCGACGCCGGCCGCCGACTCCACGAACACCGTGTTGGCGGACGAGCTGGTGACGCCGCCGAACGCGGCGGACAGGCCGTCCACCGACAGGATCCGGCCGAGCCGCGGCACCTCGCCCTTCTCGCTCACCAGGCCCGCCTCGTCGCTGATGCCGAGGATCGTGCCCATCGCGTCGAAGAAGCCCGACAGCACCAGGGTGAACAGCACGACCAGCGCGGTGATGACCCCGGCCCGGCCGAACCCGCCGAACAGGTCGATCTCCCCGAAGAGCCCGAAGTCGGGCGCCGCGAACAGCTTGTCGGGCATGTTCGGCGTGACGACGCCCCAGCCGCCCTCCTTGATGGAGGCGTTCTCCTGGATGGCCACGGCCCCGACCGTCCCGGCGATGATGCTGATCAGGATGGCGCCGGGCACCCGCCGCACGTACAGGACGATCATCAGCAGCAGGGTGAGCGCGAACACCAGCGTCGGCCACGTCTCCAGGTGGCCGCCGGTGCCGAGGGACAGCGGCGGGCTCGTCGCGCTGGAGGTGACGAACCCCGAGTCGTAGAGGCCGACCAGCGCGATGAACGCGCCGATGCCGACCGCGATCGCGTGCTTGAGCGCCAGCGGGATCGAGTTCATGATCCGCTCGCGGATGCCGGTGAGCGCCAGCACCACGATGATCGCGCCCTCGATCACCACCAGGCCCATCGCCTGCGGCCAGGTCATCACCGGCGCCGCCTGGAACGCCACGACCGCGTTGATGCCGAGGCCCGCGGCGAGCGCCAGCGGCGCGTTGCCCACCAGGCCCATGATCACCGTGGTGACCGCGGCGGACAGCGCCGTCATCGTGGTCAGCTGCGGGATCGACAGCGTCGCGCCGGTGACGTCCTTGGCCCCGCCGAGGATGATCGGGTTCAGCAGGATGATGTACGCCATCGCGAAGAACGTGGTGACGCCGCCGCGCAGTTCGCGCGCGACGGTGGTGCGCCGCCCGGTGAGGTCGAACAGCCGCTCCAGCGGCCCGCGCCCGCCCGCCGGCGGCGAATCGTCGGTCTTGGCGGTACTGGTCTTGGACATGGCGCGCGCTCCGCTTTCGGCAGCGTGGGTTCCGGCGGTCGGGGCCGGACTGGGCGTGCACAGATTAGCCGCTGCGGACTTCGGAGCGTGACGAGGGTGAGGCGTCCGCTATAGCCTGCCCTGGTGCGAATGCGAGACTCCGTCGAGCCGGCCGGGCGGGAGGTCCGGAACCACCGCGCGGAGCCCTGCGCGGACTCCTACGCGCGGCTGCTGGCCTCGGTGCCGGAGGGGACGCGCTCGTCCTTCCGCGCCCGGCTGCTCGGCCCGCTGGAGGAGTACGACGGCGACGGCCGGGCCGAGCTCGTGCACACGCTGGAGGTGTTCCTGGCCTGCTCGGGCTCGTGGCGGCGCAGCGCGACACGGCTGCACGTCCATGTGAACACGCTTCGGTACCGAATCCGGCGAATCGAGGACCTCACCGGCCGGGACCTCGGCACACTTGAGGATCGAGTCGACTTCTTCCTCGCCCTGCGCGCGACGCGTCCGGCGAGCTCCTTGTAGGCGGTGGCACAGATGGACCGGGAGACACTGGGGCAGCGGATCCGCGCCCTGCGGATCCGGCAGGGCGTGAGCCAGGCGCAGCTCGCCTTCCCCGAACTGTCCGACAGCTACATCTCGCTGATCGAGAGCGACAAGCGGGTACCGGCCCCGAGCGTGGTCGAACTGCTCGCGGCGAAGCTGAACTGCTCGGCGACCTACCTCGTCAGCGGCGTCAGCGAGGACGTCGTGGACGAGCTGCGCGTCACCCTCGACTACGCCGAGATCGCGCTGAGCAACGGCGCGGCGGCCGAGGCGCGCGCCCGGTTCGCCGAGGTGCTCGCCAGCGCCGACGCGGTCGCGCTGCCGGACATGCTGCACCAGGCCCGCTGGGGCCACGCCCTCGCGCTGGAGG
It encodes:
- a CDS encoding NCS2 family permease; this encodes MSKTSTAKTDDSPPAGGRGPLERLFDLTGRRTTVARELRGGVTTFFAMAYIILLNPIILGGAKDVTGATLSIPQLTTMTALSAAVTTVIMGLVGNAPLALAAGLGINAVVAFQAAPVMTWPQAMGLVVIEGAIIVVLALTGIRERIMNSIPLALKHAIAVGIGAFIALVGLYDSGFVTSSATSPPLSLGTGGHLETWPTLVFALTLLLMIVLYVRRVPGAILISIIAGTVGAVAIQENASIKEGGWGVVTPNMPDKLFAAPDFGLFGEIDLFGGFGRAGVITALVVLFTLVLSGFFDAMGTILGISDEAGLVSEKGEVPRLGRILSVDGLSAAFGGVTSSSANTVFVESAAGVGEGARTGLANIATGALFAVTLFLTPLAATVPAQAAAPALVVVGALMMTQVAKVDWDDLEITIPAFLTIVLMPFTFSITIGIGGGMVSYALIKLARGKLREVSVWLWPVVVLFLIFFAINPIEQWLDVR